The stretch of DNA CCCCAACCGATTTGCCGACCAGCTGATCCGTCACCGCCGGAACCAGGGCGTCGCCCACTCCATGCACATAGCCGATGGGAAACTCGACCGCCGTGATCTCCTGGCCGCTTTTCTGATCGGTGATGGTGTAGGTCACTTCGACGTACTTGTTGTCTTGAATCGTATCCTGCATCGCCTGAACTGCCTTGCCTATCAGAAGATCGACGCAGCGAAGATTTTAATCTCGCCCCGTTCATAGCCAATCACCAGACGCCCCAACCACTCGCCCGGCTTCTTGGTGCTGCGCATACGATAGAGCACGGTCACATGCTCGCCGCGGCGGATGATCCCCAGATAGTCATACTCCTCAGAGAGACTACGGGTCAGTTCGCTCTTGGCGAACTGATTGCCCACCTCGACCTCATTGAGGCCCAGCAGCAGATCGTAGGAGAAATTGCGGATGAATTTACCGTAGTTGCCTTCATTGGAGTACTTGACCAGATCCGCCCAAAACGGGTGCGCAACAGCCAAGATCTCTTCGTCGGTTTGATCAATAATATTCATTCACAACTCTTCGGTTCTGAAGTGAGCGCTGGAGCGGCTCGGTCTATAAAAAAAGACCAACGCGATTGCGGGTTGATCCTTTTGTATAGACCGAGCGGAGGGCCGGTACAGCCCTCCGCTCGGGACAATCTACTGCTTAGGCATCCTTCTCCACGATGTGGTAGAGAGGCGCTTTTTCCATGGTGTACTCACCGGTCTCGGGATCACGACGCGACACGGTCAACACGTGCCAATCATCGTCGTTCACCTTCATGTAGTCGCCACGGTAGTAGTAACCAGGCCAGCGGGTCTCTTTCCGGAACAGGGTGTGATGGAACACCGATTCCGCCGCCAGGTGACGATGCTTCAGTTCCCAGGCGCGCAGCAGCTCATGGATGTCCTGAGCGGCCACTTTCTCCAGGTCCTCTTCCAACAATTTCATCTTCTGCAGACCGATGTTCAGCAGCTTTTCGTTGGTCATGTAGTTGACCGTCACGCCGCCGCAGTACTCGTCCATCAGTTTTTGCAGACGATCCAGCCCTTGACGGGGGCTGATGTAGTTGGGGTTCACCGTACCGGCAACCACTTCGTTGCGGTTGATGGTGTAGTGTTCCAGAGGCTTGTAGATCTCTTCCTTGCGATCATTGATCTGCTTGTCGGAGACCACGATGCCAGCCGCTTTGCCGTCGTCGATGTACTTGCAAGCGGCTTTGGCGGCCAGACGACCTTCGGTGAAGGAGCCGGAGGAGAACGCGTGGGGCGTGCCGCCCACCGCGTCGCCAGCGCCGAACAGACCTTCAACGGAGGTCATGCGGTTGTAGCCCCAGAAGTACTCGGGGGGCGACAGATCTTCGGGACCCGAGCACCAGGCGCCACAACCGGTGGCGTGGGAGCCCATCACGTAAGGCTCGGAGGTGGTCAGCTCGGGGTTCTGGTTCTTGGGATCCACGTCGGTGGAGGCCCACAGAACGGCCTGACCCACGGTCATGCCCAGGAAGTTGTGCCAGCCGATCTCTTCCAGGTGCGGATCCTGGAACGCTTCCATGGTCACCATGTGGATGGGGCCGCGGCCCGCATTCACTTCGCTGATGAAAGCATGGTTGCGCAGACAGGTGGGAATGGGGCGATGCGTCTTATGGGACGCTTCCACATCCAGGTACTCCTTGCCCACCATCTCCTGGAGCTGCGGGAACCACTTCGACTCGTACTCCTCTCCCAAACCGTTGCAGGTGTAGGTTTTGAGGTGCAGGAAGTAGGCGCCCACAGGACCGTAGCCGTCCTTGAAGCGGGCCAGCACGATCTTGTTCTCCATCTGGGTCATTTTGGCGCCCGCGCCGATCATCAGACCGTAAGCGGAGCCGGAGGACCAGGGAGCGTACCACACGCGACCAGCGCCTTCACCCACGGAGCGGGGCTTGTAGATGTTGGACGCGCCGCCAGCGCCGACGATCACGGTCTTGGACTTGAACACGTGATAGTTGCCAGTGCGGACGTTGAAACCCACGGCGCCAGCGACGCGGTTGGGCTTGGATTCGTCCATCAGCAGATGGGTCACGCAGATGCGGTTGTAGACCTTGTCGGCGGACTTCTTGGCGGCCTCGGCCACGATGGGCTTGTAGGATTCGCCGTGAATCATGATCTGCCAGCGACCTTCACGCAGGAAGGAGCCTTTCTTGGGATCGCGCATCAGAGGCAGACCCCAATCTTCGAACTGGTGCACCGCGGAGTCCACGTGACGCGCCATGTCGAACAGCAGGTCTTCGCGCACCATGCCCATCAAGTCAATGCGGGCGTAGCGGACGTGGTCCTCGGGGTTGTTCTCGCCCCAGCGGGTGCCCATGTAGCAGTTGATGGCGTAGAGGCCTTGAGCAACGGCGCCGGAGCGATCGATGTTGGCCTTTTCCGCGATGACGATCTTCTTGTCCTGACCCCAGAAGCGGGCTTCCCAGGCGGCGCCGGTGCCGCCGAGGCCCGCGCCAGCAACCAGAATATCGATGCCGTCTTCAATGATTGTATCGTAAGCCATTAGTAGTACACCCCTTCTTTAATGACGAGACCATTGGACTCCAGGGTATGGAGACCGCCCTCATCCATGCGGATGTACTTGGGCTCATTGTACAGCAGTTGGCTGTCGCGCTGCTCTTTGGTGGGACCGGAGACGCTGGCCAGCTGCGGAATCTCTTTACCCCAAGGCTTGGTGGTGATGGGGGCGAGCAGATTCAGGTCTTTCTTGCCGTTGCGGAACTTGATGCGCCAGGCGATGACACCCTTCTCTTCGTCGCGAATGGCCCGCACGCTGTGGCCCAGAGGCGCGAAGTCGGCATAGCCGCGCACGTCGATGGCCTGGTGGGGGCAAGCCTTCACGCAGGAGTAGCACTCCCAGCACATGTTGGGCTCGAGGTTGTAAGCGCGACGGTAGGTGGTGTCGATGTGCATGATGTCCGAAGGACAAATATCGACACAGTGACCACACCCGTCACAGCGCGTCATATAAACAAATGTAGGCATATTCTGATTCCTCCCTCTCGATTCTTAGAAGTGACGGGGCGCTTCGCGCTTGATCCCTTGACCCATGTAACCCGGGTTGTTGCCCATGTACTCGGGGATGTCGGGGAACTTCTTCTGCAGCTCGGGATCGGACAGATCACCCACCTCGGGCAGGTTCTCACGGGAGCCGTCAGCCTTGGTCACGCGCTTCTGGAAAGCGGCGGCGGGCTTGAAGAACATGTGCGCGAACTTGGACCAGCGCACGCCGGCGAACAGCGCGGTGGCGGAGAGGATGAACAGAACGAAGAAGAGCCAGTTCAACGCGCCGGAGCCCATGGTGAAGGACCACAGCAGAGCGAAGGTGGCGGTGCCCAGCAGGGAGACGATGAACATGTCAGCCGGGACGAACTGGTGCCAGCGGCGGCCTTCGGAGCCGACGTCAACGCGCAGGCTGAAGAAGAACCAGTAGCCGCCCACGCAGATGCTGGCGGCGCCCAGGTGCCACAGACCGGTGACGACGGCCGGGGTGTTGGCGCCCGCGGTGGGGTACTTGAAGATCAGCAGCGCGGTGGTGATGATGAAGCTGACAAAGCCGTACATCTTGAAGATGTGGGCGATGCGGCGGTTGGGATTCTGGAATTCGGCGGAGGTGAGCACATCCACGGCAACGGTTTGCACGGCGATGGAGATCTTCTCTCCGGCGCCGACGTCGCGAACACGCTGTTTCTGAGCTTTTTCAGCGTTCGCGAAGAAATATTTGGCGCTCTTCTTGTGGATCATGTCCAGAATAGTGCCGCCAACGACCAGGATGAACATCACGACAACATAACCCTGCATAACTTCAGGGGATATGAGCGTCGTGAGTTCGGTAAAGGGATTACTGCCAATCATGGATGCTGTCCTCCGGGAGTTGATTTGGCTACGATCCGACTGATTATAAGGGGTCGATATCCAGCTGCAAAGAAAAATTAATCGTGACAAGAACTTTTTCATAACCACCTGCAAACACAGGTGGAAAAGGGCCCTTGAGCGATATTCCCCTCACAGCCACACGCGCTAAGGCGCGTTTTTTCCCCGATTTGTCGGCTGAAATTGTGACGTCAGAAAACCCAGGCGAAGCGCCGCTTCTGACCGCTGCGCCCCCCCTGACAAAAACACAGACTTGGGCCCACACATGCTGGTGGGCGCCCGCGCCGCGCATCCAAATCGCCCTGAGCTGGCGACAGATCAACGCACGACCGACGAGTGGTGTTCAAAGCCCAATCAATCCGGACCCAGGCTCATGCTGGCGAAGAGTTGTCGCCCCGAATATTAGCATCTGTAGATATTGGGTGCGCCGCGCAGACTGTATCGCCACGGCGCCGATTTGTCCATGGACGAAAGCGCCGCGCAATTTTCGCCTATGCGTCATGCTCGCCGCGGCTCCGATAGTTGCCGCGCAACTTATTTAATAGATCGCCCACTGCGTCGCCGAATATTATCCCGCTTCGAGCGCCATCTGCTGTTTCAGCCGATTGATGTCGCGCAGCGGCGGCGCGCCGAACAAGCGGCTGTATTCCCGGCTGAATTGTGACGGGCTCTCATACCCCACTTCGAATGAAGCCGAGGCGGCGTCGTGCTGGCCGGTGAGCATCAAGCGCTGCGCCTCACGCAGGCGCAACTGCTTCTGATACTGCAGCGGACTCATGGCGGTCATGGCGCGAAAGTGTTGATGGAAAGTGGAGGCGCTCATACCCGCGCGCCCA from Magnetofaba australis IT-1 encodes:
- the aprB gene encoding adenylyl-sulfate reductase subunit beta, producing the protein MPTFVYMTRCDGCGHCVDICPSDIMHIDTTYRRAYNLEPNMCWECYSCVKACPHQAIDVRGYADFAPLGHSVRAIRDEEKGVIAWRIKFRNGKKDLNLLAPITTKPWGKEIPQLASVSGPTKEQRDSQLLYNEPKYIRMDEGGLHTLESNGLVIKEGVYY
- a CDS encoding adenylyl-sulfate reductase; its protein translation is MIGSNPFTELTTLISPEVMQGYVVVMFILVVGGTILDMIHKKSAKYFFANAEKAQKQRVRDVGAGEKISIAVQTVAVDVLTSAEFQNPNRRIAHIFKMYGFVSFIITTALLIFKYPTAGANTPAVVTGLWHLGAASICVGGYWFFFSLRVDVGSEGRRWHQFVPADMFIVSLLGTATFALLWSFTMGSGALNWLFFVLFILSATALFAGVRWSKFAHMFFKPAAAFQKRVTKADGSRENLPEVGDLSDPELQKKFPDIPEYMGNNPGYMGQGIKREAPRHF
- the aprA gene encoding adenylyl-sulfate reductase subunit alpha, giving the protein MAYDTIIEDGIDILVAGAGLGGTGAAWEARFWGQDKKIVIAEKANIDRSGAVAQGLYAINCYMGTRWGENNPEDHVRYARIDLMGMVREDLLFDMARHVDSAVHQFEDWGLPLMRDPKKGSFLREGRWQIMIHGESYKPIVAEAAKKSADKVYNRICVTHLLMDESKPNRVAGAVGFNVRTGNYHVFKSKTVIVGAGGASNIYKPRSVGEGAGRVWYAPWSSGSAYGLMIGAGAKMTQMENKIVLARFKDGYGPVGAYFLHLKTYTCNGLGEEYESKWFPQLQEMVGKEYLDVEASHKTHRPIPTCLRNHAFISEVNAGRGPIHMVTMEAFQDPHLEEIGWHNFLGMTVGQAVLWASTDVDPKNQNPELTTSEPYVMGSHATGCGAWCSGPEDLSPPEYFWGYNRMTSVEGLFGAGDAVGGTPHAFSSGSFTEGRLAAKAACKYIDDGKAAGIVVSDKQINDRKEEIYKPLEHYTINRNEVVAGTVNPNYISPRQGLDRLQKLMDEYCGGVTVNYMTNEKLLNIGLQKMKLLEEDLEKVAAQDIHELLRAWELKHRHLAAESVFHHTLFRKETRWPGYYYRGDYMKVNDDDWHVLTVSRRDPETGEYTMEKAPLYHIVEKDA